In the genome of Palaemon carinicauda isolate YSFRI2023 chromosome 15, ASM3689809v2, whole genome shotgun sequence, one region contains:
- the LOC137654786 gene encoding uncharacterized protein: protein MTASKLFSKLRRATPKVVNCFRGAQLYQRQRVANEVYPPELIVLFTWLGAKQKHTNKFANGWTQRGHDVLHVTTPVTDILFPKSGAEVTASRVVDFLDYHDTNVIFHGMSVGSYLTRLVLLQGRDATFRVTHQIFDSFITKAGMESGVGNAVNPRYSDLAKLSVKLARKFVDLSSMNEAEEFSLTTPCPKPTMFVHSKADKITPYSEMVPVINAATKVCPVRLLIIPEEEKIPHISIMRFLGEEKYMSMVYDFIEEYREPGLMGCTAEAKSTSFGMAESSNIAALS from the exons ATGACAGCAAGCAAGCTTTTCTCAAAATTACGACGTGCAACTCCTAAG GTCGTTAACTGCTTCCGTGGTGCACAACTCTACCAACGACAGCGAGTAGCTAATGAGGTTTATCCACCCGAGTTGATCGTCCTTTTCACGTGGCTTGGCGCCAAACAGAAACACACCAACAAGTTTGCTAACGGCTGGACTCAGAGAGGACATGATGTCCTTCATGTCACCACGCCTGTCACGGACATACTTTTTCCAAAGTCGGGAGCAGAA GTAACAGCTTCTCGAGTAGTGGATTTCCTGGATTATCACGACACAAATGTTATCTTTCATGGAATGAGTGTAGGAAGTTACCTCACACGGCTTGTTCTCCTACAGGGCAGGGATGCTACATTCCGTGTAACACATCAGATATTTGACAGCTTCA TAACAAAAGCTGGTATGGAGTCTGGTGTTGGAAATGCAGTGAATCCAAGATATAGTGACCTTGCCAAGTTAAGCGTCAA attagCCAGAAAGTTTGTTGATTTGTCAAGCATGAACGAGGCTGAGGAATTTTCGTTAACTACACCATGCCCAAAACCTACGATGTTTGTTCACAG TAAGGCAGATAAAATCACTCCCTATTCAGAAATGGTGCCTGTCATTAATGCAGCAACAAAAGTGTGTCCAGTTAGATTGCTCATAATACCAGAAGAGGAAAAAATACCTCATATTTCAATCATGAGATTCTTAGGAGAAGAGAAGTACATGAGTATGGTTTATGATTTTATAG aGGAATACAGAGAACCTGGTTTGATGGGCTGCACAGCAGAAGCAAAGTCAACCTCTTTTGGAATGGCAGAGTCATCAAACATTGCTGCATTGAGTTAA